A region of the Pseudomonas sp. J452 genome:
CTTGATCAGGCCCAGGTCGAGGGCAACCGGGTCTATCTGCGGGTAAGGCAGCATTCAAAACTCCTTAGATCAGGAAATTCACGCCCACGCATAACAGCAGCAGGGCGAACAGACGCTTGAGCAGGCGCGGCGACAGTTTATGCGCCAGGCGCGCGCCGAAGCGGGCGAAAAACATGCTGGTGATGGCGATACCGGCCATGGCCGGCAGGTAGACGAAACCCAGGCTCCACTGTGGCAAGCCCGGCTCGCTCCAGCCGATCAGCATGAAGCTCAACGCACTGGCCGCCGCAATGGGCAGACCGCAGGCCGACGAGGTGGCCACCGCCTGCTGCATCGGCACGCTGCGCCAGGTGAGGAACGGCACGGTCAGCGAACCGCCGCCGATGCCGAAAATCGCCGAAGCCCAGCCGATCACCCCGCCGGCAGCCGTCAATCCAGCCTTGCCTGGGACCGTGCGACTGGCCTTGGGTTTCAACTCCAGGCCCATCTGGATAGCGATGACGATGGCGAATACGCCGATGATCTTCTGCAGCAGCGGGCCCTGGATGGCCGCTGCGGTCAGCGCGCCAAAGCCAGCACCGAGGAGGATGCCGAGGGTCATCCAGGTGAACACCGGCCACAGCACTGCGCCCTTGCGCTGGTGCTCCAGCACCGAATTGATCGAAGTGAAGATGATGGTAGCCAGCGAGGTGCCGACGGCCAGGTGGGTCAGCACGCTCGGGTCGATGCCCTGAGCGGTGAAACTGAATACCAGCACCGGCACGATGATGATGCCGCCACCGACGCCGAACAGCCCGGCCAGCACGCCGGCCGCCGCGCCCAGCAGCATATAGAGCAGGAATTCCATCAATACCCCCGAAAACCAAGCGGCATGGTAACGGATGCGCCCCGCCCCCTCCAGCCGAGGCGATGGATGCCCGCCGCTACACTGATAGACTCCGGGCACAAGGAGAAGCCCATGTGCCTGATCGTTTTCGCCTGGCGCCCCGGCCACGCCCAGCCACTGGTGCTGGCGGCCAACCGCGACGAATTCTACAACCGTGCGAGCCTGGCCCTCGGCGAGTGGCCAGATGCGCCC
Encoded here:
- a CDS encoding sulfite exporter TauE/SafE family protein, yielding MEFLLYMLLGAAAGVLAGLFGVGGGIIIVPVLVFSFTAQGIDPSVLTHLAVGTSLATIIFTSINSVLEHQRKGAVLWPVFTWMTLGILLGAGFGALTAAAIQGPLLQKIIGVFAIVIAIQMGLELKPKASRTVPGKAGLTAAGGVIGWASAIFGIGGGSLTVPFLTWRSVPMQQAVATSSACGLPIAAASALSFMLIGWSEPGLPQWSLGFVYLPAMAGIAITSMFFARFGARLAHKLSPRLLKRLFALLLLCVGVNFLI